From one Candidatus Chromulinivorax destructor genomic stretch:
- the hflX gene encoding GTPase HflX, with product MAKSQNALTDNNVKVLLIGVQAPDNHTQDIQSYYKEFISLAETLGVSDYETTFVKLRSYDNKYFFTQGKLEELKAIYDKSEATEIIISEKLNGQQERNLQDYFECRIFDRTRLILAIFEKAAISAAGKLQVEIAQLELLKTRLAGHGIHLEQQAGSIGVKGPGETLKEETSRHLERLVLTAKKKIAQLDKVRDTQRKRRLDHELDHVCLIGYTNAGKSSILNMLTNSDVLAEDKLFATLDTTTRQLYINHKKCGLISDTVGFIQNLPHQLIDSFKSTLSELNYADLLLQVVDISDANWKSHIKVVLTTLKELKVNKDMLFVFNKSDLLTPEELQKRIDEFDIFAPYVVVNSLSKEGLEPLANYIASRRA from the coding sequence ATGGCAAAAAGTCAAAACGCATTAACCGATAACAACGTCAAAGTTCTTCTAATTGGAGTTCAAGCACCCGACAATCATACCCAAGACATTCAATCTTATTACAAAGAATTTATAAGCCTTGCAGAAACTCTTGGAGTTAGTGACTACGAAACAACTTTTGTAAAATTACGATCTTACGATAATAAATATTTTTTCACGCAAGGTAAACTTGAAGAATTAAAAGCTATTTATGACAAAAGTGAAGCAACAGAAATCATTATTTCTGAAAAACTAAATGGTCAACAAGAGCGTAACTTACAAGATTATTTTGAATGCAGAATTTTTGACAGAACTCGCTTAATCTTAGCAATTTTTGAAAAAGCAGCAATTTCTGCAGCAGGAAAACTTCAAGTTGAAATTGCACAACTTGAATTATTAAAAACTCGTCTTGCCGGTCATGGTATTCATCTTGAGCAACAAGCAGGATCTATTGGCGTAAAAGGGCCTGGCGAAACTTTAAAAGAAGAAACTTCTCGTCACCTTGAACGTTTAGTTTTAACTGCAAAGAAAAAAATTGCTCAACTTGATAAAGTACGCGACACGCAACGTAAACGTCGTCTTGATCATGAACTTGATCATGTGTGTCTTATTGGGTATACCAATGCTGGTAAATCATCAATTTTAAACATGTTAACCAATAGTGATGTGTTAGCAGAAGATAAACTGTTTGCAACATTAGATACAACAACTCGTCAGCTGTATATTAACCATAAAAAATGTGGTCTGATTTCTGATACTGTTGGATTTATACAAAATCTGCCTCATCAGCTTATTGATTCATTTAAATCTACACTTTCAGAACTTAACTATGCAGATCTTTTACTGCAAGTTGTTGATATTTCTGATGCAAATTGGAAATCACACATTAAAGTTGTTCTTACAACCTTAAAAGAACTTAAAGTAAATAAAGATATGCTCTTTGTTTTTAACAAATCAGATCTTTTGACACCTGAAGAATTGCAAAAACGTATCGATGAATTTGATATTTTTGCACCATATGTTGTCGTTAACAGCTTGAGCAAAGAAGGTTTAGAGCCACTTGCTAACTACATTGCATCGCGCAGAGCATAA
- the yidC gene encoding membrane protein insertase YidC encodes MNIKEWIFPLTFAIAMTYCVQYYFEPKNEKQLTQNQIKSGSGFFAPSLQDINKPLNLDVIFENKNEEILESLQVITTPQASYVFSNKGAVLQSFSFPWQDKQESINTMLADENCFLLALEKDSPLMYTLIDVVGNQESLVQTIQYAADFSAGTIIKTFTLHNSSYQMDLDIAIKSNGSLVTSPLQARIFITQPVMQPAISTDKITGFVNNEKGSNLTAIDLLKNDNLKKYWVMPTFFGYESKFIVHAMVKDEQSFVQRAYMKKNSSGHIAGILESRLIEESGNWKISFFVGPKTAKAMTAVDNRLLQTLNFGWFSFVSHPLLNILNYLQEKIGNYGWAIILLTLVMKLLLLPFALYSDKSLRKGMEIQKKMDYLQKKYKNNPAQLEQERLEVIKKYGMPGLGGFLPILLQGFTFIALNSVLYNAIELYGASFLWISNLYAVDPYYILPLMFGFSMLMAAPASKDPQKNVLRYGLVLLMTTVMSYASAGLVLYILVNSLVDSVRTNLQKR; translated from the coding sequence ATGAATATTAAAGAATGGATATTTCCATTAACGTTTGCTATTGCTATGACGTATTGTGTTCAATATTATTTTGAGCCAAAAAATGAAAAACAATTAACGCAAAATCAAATTAAATCAGGATCAGGATTTTTTGCTCCATCACTACAAGATATCAATAAGCCTTTAAATTTAGATGTTATTTTTGAAAATAAAAATGAAGAAATTTTAGAGTCTTTACAAGTTATAACAACACCTCAAGCTTCGTATGTTTTCTCAAATAAAGGTGCAGTTTTACAAAGTTTCTCTTTCCCTTGGCAAGATAAACAAGAATCTATTAACACTATGCTTGCAGATGAAAATTGTTTCTTGCTTGCGTTAGAAAAAGATAGTCCGTTGATGTATACATTAATAGATGTTGTTGGCAATCAAGAAAGTCTTGTGCAGACTATTCAGTATGCAGCAGATTTTTCTGCCGGTACTATTATAAAAACATTTACGCTTCATAATAGTTCTTACCAAATGGACTTAGACATTGCTATTAAGAGCAATGGTTCTTTGGTTACAAGTCCATTGCAAGCAAGAATTTTCATTACGCAACCAGTTATGCAGCCAGCAATTAGTACAGATAAAATTACAGGTTTTGTTAATAATGAAAAAGGAAGCAATCTTACAGCAATCGATCTTTTGAAAAATGATAATTTAAAAAAATATTGGGTGATGCCAACTTTTTTTGGTTATGAAAGTAAATTTATTGTTCATGCAATGGTAAAAGATGAACAAAGTTTTGTGCAACGTGCATATATGAAAAAAAATAGTTCGGGGCATATAGCAGGTATTTTAGAAAGTCGATTGATTGAAGAATCTGGCAACTGGAAAATTTCATTCTTTGTTGGACCAAAGACAGCAAAAGCTATGACTGCAGTTGATAATCGTTTATTGCAAACATTAAATTTTGGATGGTTTTCGTTTGTATCTCATCCACTTTTGAATATCTTGAACTATTTACAAGAAAAAATTGGAAATTATGGATGGGCAATTATTTTATTAACGCTTGTAATGAAATTATTGCTTTTACCGTTTGCGCTTTATAGTGATAAAAGTTTGCGCAAAGGGATGGAAATCCAAAAGAAAATGGATTATTTACAAAAAAAATATAAAAATAATCCAGCTCAATTAGAGCAAGAACGCCTTGAAGTTATTAAAAAATATGGAATGCCTGGATTAGGTGGATTCTTACCGATCTTATTGCAAGGATTTACTTTTATAGCTTTAAACTCTGTTTTATACAATGCAATTGAATTGTATGGAGCGTCTTTTTTATGGATTTCAAATTTGTATGCAGTTGATCCTTACTACATTTTACCTCTTATGTTTGGATTTTCAATGCTGATGGCTGCTCCTGCTTCAAAAGATCCTCAAAAAAATGTTTTACGCTATGGATTAGTTTTATTGATGACAACAGTTATGTCATATGCATCAGCAGGATTAGTGTTATATATTTTAGTAAACTCTCTTGTTGA
- the murC gene encoding UDP-N-acetylmuramate--L-alanine ligase, giving the protein MYKKSHIHFVGINGIGMSGIAKILHAQGHSISGCDLALEMNNVQELITDGCNISYSHNTTACNDASIDTFVYSSDVSYDSPELIAARNRGIKTVQRAVILAEIMRPKFSIGVAGSHGKTTTSSMISHILTQAQVDPTVIVGGVMNNSHSNSRYGQGKYTVAETDESDKSLLLLPVCLAVLTNIDFEHVNVYKNLSEVSDVFTTYLNKVPFYGKAIVCLDDKNIQTILPNLTCNIITYGTTNQAHIQAINIQLTSDDASFDIIDTRCNLHIGHIKLPMPSIYNVLNATAAIATCLEIELSFKTIKQALESFLGVDRRFTLKGIIAEKNISIYDDYGHHPTEIHHSLITARRKCKNNLIVVFQPQRYSRTFHLWNEFIQTFKNSDITHLILTDIYGASETPIENISGEQLALEIKTIAPHIQVDYIAYANDLQEIKNKVLSIAVPHDLILLLGAGKVNKLAQKLLL; this is encoded by the coding sequence ATGTACAAAAAAAGCCATATTCATTTTGTTGGAATTAATGGCATTGGTATGAGCGGAATTGCAAAAATTTTACACGCGCAAGGTCATAGTATCTCTGGATGTGACCTTGCGCTGGAAATGAATAACGTCCAAGAACTTATCACTGATGGATGCAATATCAGCTATAGCCATAATACAACAGCATGCAACGATGCTTCTATTGATACATTTGTCTATTCTTCTGACGTTTCATATGATAGCCCAGAACTTATTGCAGCTCGTAATCGCGGTATAAAAACTGTTCAACGAGCTGTTATTTTAGCTGAAATCATGAGACCTAAATTTTCTATAGGTGTTGCTGGTTCACATGGTAAAACAACAACAAGCTCAATGATAAGCCATATTCTTACACAAGCACAAGTTGATCCAACTGTTATTGTTGGAGGCGTTATGAATAATAGCCATTCTAATAGCCGTTACGGACAAGGTAAATACACCGTTGCAGAAACTGATGAAAGTGATAAATCATTGCTTTTACTTCCTGTTTGTTTAGCTGTATTAACAAACATAGACTTTGAGCACGTTAATGTGTACAAAAATTTATCTGAAGTTTCAGACGTTTTTACAACATACCTTAATAAAGTTCCTTTTTATGGAAAAGCTATCGTTTGCCTTGATGATAAAAACATACAAACCATCTTACCAAATCTTACCTGCAATATAATTACCTATGGAACAACCAATCAAGCTCATATTCAAGCTATTAATATTCAGCTTACAAGTGATGATGCTTCATTTGACATCATAGATACTAGATGCAATTTACATATAGGGCATATTAAACTGCCTATGCCAAGCATTTATAATGTGTTAAATGCTACTGCAGCAATTGCAACATGCTTAGAAATTGAGCTTTCTTTTAAGACTATTAAACAAGCTTTAGAATCATTCCTCGGTGTTGATAGAAGATTTACACTGAAAGGAATTATAGCTGAAAAAAATATCTCAATTTATGATGATTACGGGCATCATCCAACAGAAATTCATCACAGCTTAATCACAGCCAGACGAAAATGCAAAAATAATCTTATTGTTGTATTTCAACCACAAAGATACTCTCGAACTTTTCATCTCTGGAATGAATTTATTCAAACATTCAAAAATTCTGATATTACACACCTGATACTCACTGATATTTATGGAGCAAGCGAAACTCCTATTGAAAACATTTCAGGAGAGCAACTTGCACTGGAAATAAAAACAATAGCTCCTCATATTCAAGTTGATTACATTGCATACGCAAATGACTTACAAGAAATAAAAAATAAAGTCTTATCAATTGCTGTACCACATGATTTAATTCTCTTGCTTGGAGCTGGAAAAGTAAATAAACTTGCTCAAAAATTATTACTATAA
- the ffh gene encoding signal recognition particle protein — protein MFEFLSKSFSSIFSSLTGYGKLTEKNIDESIQKIKDSLLESDVPYELSHEFIADIKKEVIGQKIVSSLRPGEQFVKVVYDKLLAFLGGEYLQESFTFQIPSTIMMIGLQGSGKTTSIGKLAVFISNQAKKRGKTRKILCASVDFYRPAAIDQLEILAQQAGIDFYRAVATDPIKASQEIVNYSKQHGYEILLFDTAGRLHVDEQMMTELDEIQKVIKPKYKFLVVDAMIGQESLSVAQSFQDRIKFDYAILSKMDSDARAGVAFSFRYALKKPVLFMGTGEKIDNLEIFRPERIAKRMLGMGDILTLVENAEEKIEKDEKYSLESSFRSGHMTLEDFSKQLSMANRLGSISSMIKYLPGMANLNISSAQIEQSEKEMKKFRAIIGSMTKKEKLYPKILDNSRKQRVAKGAGVSIADVAQLLQRFEQSQQFVKLLKKKKYFN, from the coding sequence ATGTTTGAATTTTTATCGAAAAGTTTTTCGTCTATTTTTTCATCATTGACTGGTTACGGCAAGTTAACTGAAAAAAATATAGATGAGTCTATTCAGAAAATTAAAGATTCTTTATTGGAATCAGATGTTCCATATGAACTTTCTCATGAATTTATAGCAGATATTAAAAAAGAAGTTATTGGACAAAAAATTGTAAGTTCATTACGACCTGGCGAACAGTTCGTTAAAGTTGTTTATGATAAGCTTTTAGCTTTTCTTGGGGGTGAATATTTACAAGAATCATTTACATTTCAGATTCCATCTACCATTATGATGATTGGATTGCAAGGTTCTGGTAAAACAACTTCAATTGGTAAATTAGCTGTATTTATTTCAAATCAGGCTAAAAAACGTGGTAAAACTAGAAAAATATTATGCGCATCAGTTGATTTTTACCGTCCAGCTGCTATTGATCAATTAGAAATATTAGCACAACAAGCAGGAATTGATTTTTATAGAGCAGTTGCAACTGATCCTATTAAAGCATCACAAGAAATTGTAAACTATTCAAAGCAGCATGGTTATGAGATCCTATTATTTGACACAGCAGGTAGATTACACGTTGATGAACAGATGATGACTGAGCTTGATGAAATTCAAAAAGTTATTAAACCTAAGTATAAATTTTTAGTTGTTGACGCTATGATAGGACAAGAGTCTTTGTCTGTAGCTCAATCATTTCAAGATCGTATTAAATTTGATTATGCGATTTTATCAAAAATGGACAGTGATGCTCGTGCGGGCGTTGCTTTTTCATTTCGCTATGCATTAAAAAAACCAGTTCTTTTTATGGGTACTGGTGAAAAAATTGATAATTTAGAAATTTTCCGTCCTGAGCGTATTGCTAAAAGAATGCTTGGTATGGGAGATATTTTAACATTAGTAGAAAATGCAGAAGAAAAAATTGAAAAAGATGAAAAATATAGTCTAGAGAGTAGTTTTCGCTCAGGTCATATGACACTTGAGGATTTTTCAAAACAGTTGTCTATGGCAAATAGACTTGGTTCTATATCAAGTATGATTAAATATTTGCCTGGTATGGCTAACTTGAATATATCAAGTGCTCAGATAGAGCAGAGTGAAAAAGAAATGAAAAAATTTCGAGCAATAATCGGATCAATGACGAAAAAAGAGAAGTTGTATCCGAAGATTTTAGATAATTCTCGTAAGCAAAGAGTTGCCAAAGGTGCTGGAGTTTCTATCGCTGATGTAGCTCAATTGTTGCAGAGATTTGAACAAAGCCAACAATTTGTTAAGCTTTTAAAGAAAAAAAAATATTTTAATTAA
- a CDS encoding MerR family transcriptional regulator, protein MMKRQYRIGELAKQLKLKKFVLRFWEKELGIKPQRSIGGQRFYQEEDFETFKTIKTLLYERKFTLAGAKKELSLLNAPKKSIIASQKTDMNISPSQLKIHDEPSSIHKELLSIKYKLQRLQELL, encoded by the coding sequence ATGATGAAACGGCAGTACCGCATTGGTGAATTAGCAAAGCAACTCAAATTAAAAAAATTTGTCTTACGATTCTGGGAAAAAGAGCTTGGGATTAAGCCTCAACGATCAATAGGTGGTCAGCGATTCTACCAAGAAGAAGATTTTGAAACATTTAAAACAATTAAAACATTATTATATGAAAGAAAGTTTACTCTTGCTGGTGCAAAAAAAGAACTTTCTTTACTTAATGCACCAAAAAAATCTATCATTGCATCGCAAAAAACAGATATGAATATCTCACCTTCTCAATTAAAGATTCATGACGAACCAAGTTCAATACATAAAGAACTTCTCTCAATTAAATACAAGCTCCAAAGACTCCAAGAATTACTATAA
- the rpsP gene encoding 30S ribosomal protein S16 — translation MAVKIRFTRIGKKHAPVYRIVAVDSRKKRDGEYLENLGTYNPLTKTIVQWHEERIQHWVSVGAIVTDSVKRLQKIKNKQAAPAVVVDNAVAPKAKVAKKAAPAQDSK, via the coding sequence ATGGCTGTAAAAATACGCTTTACTCGTATCGGTAAAAAACACGCTCCTGTATACAGAATTGTTGCTGTAGATTCTAGAAAAAAACGTGATGGTGAATATCTAGAAAATCTTGGTACATACAATCCGTTAACTAAAACGATTGTTCAATGGCATGAAGAACGTATTCAACATTGGGTTTCTGTTGGTGCAATTGTAACTGATTCTGTTAAACGCTTGCAAAAAATTAAAAATAAACAAGCAGCACCAGCAGTTGTTGTAGATAATGCTGTTGCTCCAAAAGCTAAAGTAGCAAAAAAAGCTGCTCCTGCTCAAGATTCAAAGTAG
- a CDS encoding ATP-dependent helicase has protein sequence MFHDKLEQFQTFLQTQLNEQQRKAVEKTEGSLLVIAGAGSGKTRVITARITNLILQHNVNPRSIVALTFTNKAAKEMQERVAHFLQDHTQLPTVATFHSYCLQLLKTHQRLLPFENFAIMDSADQQKLLQSILKKHELEKRVNLKQILYTISSYKNRNALGTQFDDADSASIYRFTEIYNAYEQEKRLSKCLDFDDLLVYALRLFQENKEFKARFQSLVRHILVDEYQDTNTIQNELLRQMSLDANQKLTIDSICAVGDEDQSIYSWRGATIENILKFNKDFGPTETIKIEQNYRSTQHILDIANKVISNNTSRNHKNLWSDKKEFQKTIVFECNSEFQEADTISALIQTVKQYESLKSVAILYRTHYQSRVLEEAMIKASIPYKIIGGIQFYERKEIKDLLAYLRLAYNPFDRISFSRVINCPARGLGQKFEEEFDELWNANPFSHAFDIAQIMLKEKMTATKHNALSLFRQLFITMPDNVTPLQAVKIIIEKTHYIDYLEDNFEKAEAQTKKENIQEFLRALNHFQDEGIITISQLLDEITLMQDRLKAQDQEKDYVHMMTLHSAKGLEFDTIVLPGIEDGILPSTPSINESNVEEERRLFYVGITRACKRLLITYCKTRSTYGQTNIQVPSRFLDEIPTDLIIEQQATYWSPSQCKTYFTQWIKGNSPIAIASDHVQTYSYNKPLSFSPSWGSPVKKEKLEQTGGFKRMQSIQHKTFGLGIVHEVEVKGAITIVTVRFNTHGMKKIDSKFLQII, from the coding sequence ATGTTTCATGACAAATTAGAACAATTTCAAACGTTTTTACAAACTCAATTAAATGAGCAACAAAGAAAAGCAGTTGAAAAGACTGAAGGATCTTTACTTGTTATAGCAGGTGCTGGCTCGGGAAAAACACGAGTGATTACCGCTCGCATTACCAATTTAATTTTGCAACATAACGTTAATCCACGCTCTATAGTTGCGCTGACGTTTACTAATAAAGCTGCAAAAGAAATGCAAGAACGAGTTGCTCACTTTTTACAAGATCATACCCAATTGCCAACCGTTGCAACATTTCACTCATACTGTTTACAACTTTTAAAGACTCACCAACGACTGCTTCCTTTTGAAAATTTTGCAATTATGGATTCTGCCGATCAACAAAAATTACTGCAATCTATTTTAAAAAAGCATGAGCTGGAAAAACGAGTTAACTTAAAACAGATTCTTTATACCATATCATCGTATAAAAATAGAAACGCACTTGGTACTCAATTTGATGATGCAGACAGTGCAAGCATTTATCGATTCACCGAAATCTACAATGCCTATGAACAAGAAAAACGTTTAAGCAAATGTTTAGATTTTGATGACTTATTAGTCTATGCACTTCGTTTATTTCAAGAAAACAAAGAGTTTAAAGCTCGTTTTCAATCATTAGTTCGCCATATTTTAGTCGATGAGTATCAAGATACCAACACGATTCAAAATGAACTTTTACGACAAATGTCACTTGATGCAAACCAAAAATTAACAATAGATTCTATTTGTGCTGTTGGCGATGAAGATCAATCAATTTATTCATGGCGCGGTGCTACGATCGAAAACATCTTAAAGTTTAATAAAGACTTTGGGCCAACTGAAACCATAAAAATTGAACAAAATTATCGATCAACCCAGCATATTTTAGATATTGCAAATAAAGTAATTTCTAATAACACATCAAGAAATCATAAAAATTTATGGTCAGATAAAAAAGAGTTTCAAAAAACGATTGTTTTTGAGTGCAATTCTGAATTTCAAGAAGCAGATACCATATCAGCTCTTATTCAAACCGTAAAGCAATATGAATCATTAAAATCAGTTGCTATTTTGTATCGCACACACTATCAGTCGCGAGTATTAGAAGAAGCGATGATTAAAGCATCTATTCCCTACAAAATTATTGGCGGCATTCAATTCTACGAACGAAAAGAAATTAAAGACCTTCTAGCCTACCTACGACTTGCTTATAATCCATTTGATCGTATTTCTTTTTCACGTGTTATTAACTGCCCTGCTCGAGGCCTTGGTCAAAAATTTGAAGAAGAGTTTGATGAGTTGTGGAATGCAAATCCATTTAGTCATGCATTTGACATTGCACAGATCATGCTTAAAGAAAAAATGACGGCAACCAAACATAATGCATTAAGTCTTTTTAGACAGTTATTTATTACGATGCCTGACAATGTAACTCCCTTGCAAGCAGTTAAAATCATCATCGAAAAAACTCATTACATTGATTACCTTGAAGATAATTTTGAAAAAGCTGAAGCTCAGACAAAAAAAGAAAACATTCAAGAATTTTTACGTGCGTTAAACCATTTTCAGGACGAAGGCATTATCACGATTTCACAACTTTTAGATGAAATTACGTTAATGCAAGATCGCTTGAAGGCGCAAGATCAAGAAAAAGATTATGTTCACATGATGACCTTGCATAGCGCAAAAGGCCTAGAATTTGACACAATTGTGCTACCTGGTATAGAAGATGGTATTCTTCCAAGCACGCCGTCGATTAACGAAAGTAATGTAGAAGAAGAGCGACGACTATTTTATGTTGGAATAACAAGAGCATGCAAACGACTCTTAATAACTTATTGCAAAACTCGTAGCACCTATGGACAAACCAACATACAAGTACCTTCTCGATTCCTTGATGAAATACCAACAGATTTGATCATAGAGCAACAAGCAACCTACTGGTCACCAAGTCAGTGTAAAACATATTTTACGCAATGGATAAAAGGAAATAGCCCTATTGCAATTGCTTCTGATCACGTGCAGACATATTCTTACAATAAACCGCTATCTTTTTCTCCGTCATGGGGATCTCCGGTTAAAAAAGAAAAATTAGAACAAACTGGCGGATTTAAACGTATGCAATCGATCCAGCACAAAACATTTGGTCTTGGTATTGTGCATGAAGTCGAAGTCAAAGGTGCAATTACGATTGTCACTGTACGTTTTAATACGCATGGTATGAAAAAAATTGATAGTAAATTTTTACAAATAATTTAA
- the trmD gene encoding tRNA (guanosine(37)-N1)-methyltransferase TrmD — translation MNISVLTLFPELYKPFFDASLIKKAQEKGLVSCHTNNLLSYAPPKSRVDDTTFGHNAGMLIKPEIIDQAVTAGETALGTAYKIILSPQGKVMTQPRLQELYERIKDQKHIMLIASRYEGLDARVESHYADELVSVGNFVVMGGDIPAMLLIEGLLRFVPGIVGKEESVQLDSFSGAFVDYPEYTRPIVWKGVTVPEIIRSGNHAAIESWRQEQAAQLTVKKHFNWLRSVSTTQAERTLVKKYIPHHYVALMHNDMMLKEGRIGPTSVTSIDIHDIARSSTTYGLKNFFVVTNLKDQQKMVQKMLSFWVDEKIGGDYNNKRHHAVLSVRLENELDDVIMAIEKKEGKKPLIIGTSARQQDAQQAITYFDQEIVWQHDRPVLFLFGTGSGMSEKLLQRCDYMLPPLQSYYDFNHLSVRSAVAIILDKWLGVALQK, via the coding sequence ATGAACATCTCGGTTCTAACACTATTTCCAGAACTTTATAAACCCTTTTTTGATGCAAGCTTAATAAAAAAAGCTCAAGAAAAAGGGCTTGTTTCTTGTCATACCAATAATCTTTTATCATACGCTCCGCCAAAAAGTCGCGTTGATGATACTACATTTGGGCATAATGCCGGAATGTTAATTAAACCAGAGATTATTGATCAAGCAGTTACTGCAGGTGAGACTGCGCTAGGGACTGCGTACAAAATTATTTTATCTCCTCAGGGTAAAGTAATGACGCAACCTCGATTACAAGAGCTGTATGAACGAATTAAAGATCAAAAACATATTATGTTGATTGCAAGTCGTTACGAAGGTTTGGATGCTCGAGTTGAAAGTCACTATGCAGATGAGCTTGTATCTGTTGGAAATTTCGTTGTTATGGGCGGAGATATTCCTGCAATGTTACTCATTGAAGGTTTGTTACGATTTGTTCCTGGAATTGTTGGAAAAGAAGAGTCTGTTCAATTAGATTCTTTTTCTGGAGCTTTTGTCGATTATCCTGAATATACAAGACCGATTGTATGGAAAGGTGTGACTGTTCCAGAAATAATAAGATCTGGAAATCACGCTGCCATTGAATCTTGGCGTCAAGAGCAAGCGGCACAGCTAACGGTTAAAAAACATTTTAATTGGTTGCGATCAGTTTCAACAACTCAAGCTGAGCGTACGCTAGTTAAAAAATATATTCCTCACCATTATGTTGCTTTAATGCATAATGATATGATGTTAAAAGAGGGCCGTATAGGACCTACATCCGTGACATCCATTGATATTCATGATATTGCTCGATCCAGCACCACGTATGGCCTAAAAAACTTTTTTGTTGTTACGAATTTAAAAGATCAACAAAAAATGGTACAAAAGATGTTGAGCTTTTGGGTGGATGAAAAGATTGGTGGTGATTATAATAATAAAAGACATCATGCAGTGTTATCGGTCAGGCTTGAAAATGAACTTGATGATGTAATTATGGCAATCGAAAAGAAAGAAGGTAAAAAACCTTTGATCATTGGAACGTCAGCTCGTCAACAAGATGCTCAGCAAGCAATAACATATTTTGATCAAGAAATTGTATGGCAACATGATAGACCGGTTCTCTTTCTTTTTGGAACAGGGTCTGGTATGTCGGAAAAATTATTACAAAGATGTGATTATATGTTACCTCCATTGCAAAGTTATTATGATTTTAATCATTTATCAGTTCGGTCTGCTGTGGCTATTATTCTTGATAAATGGTTGGGAGTTGCTTTACAAAAGTGA
- the rplS gene encoding 50S ribosomal protein L19: protein MYERNFPQLCIGDILAVSQWVEEGNKRRIQIFEGNLIAQHKKGASSTFTVRKIGANGIAVERIFPFYAPMIESIKVVTKAQVRRAKLYYLRDRVGRAARVKEKIQRKIRPVKDLRSRASQEISEVK from the coding sequence ATGTATGAGAGAAATTTTCCTCAATTATGTATCGGTGACATTCTTGCGGTTTCTCAATGGGTAGAAGAAGGTAATAAAAGACGAATTCAAATTTTCGAAGGAAACTTGATTGCTCAGCACAAAAAAGGTGCTTCATCAACTTTCACGGTAAGAAAAATTGGCGCAAACGGCATCGCTGTTGAAAGAATTTTCCCTTTCTATGCACCAATGATTGAATCAATTAAAGTTGTTACAAAAGCTCAAGTTCGCCGTGCAAAACTGTATTATCTACGTGATCGCGTTGGTAGAGCTGCTCGAGTTAAAGAAAAAATTCAAAGAAAAATTCGTCCTGTTAAGGATTTACGTTCAAGAGCTTCTCAAGAGATTTCTGAAGTAAAGTAG